A portion of the Salmo trutta chromosome 1, fSalTru1.1, whole genome shotgun sequence genome contains these proteins:
- the gtf2f1 gene encoding general transcription factor IIF subunit 1 isoform X1, which yields MTSLGGSSSSSTEYIVRVPKNTSKKYSIMAFNSGDKVNCSSWTQARMERDMSNRRMYGVEETEEGAAGSEFGKKQREEARRKKFGIVTREFKVEDQPWILKVNGKAGKRFKGTKKGGVTENASYYIFTQCPDGAFEAFPVNGWYNFVPQAKHRTLTAEEAEEEWGRRNKVVNHFSIMLQRRLREQERGPDDDDEEGEKGGKKKKKKGGRGGDLRIHDLEDDLELSSDESDSSGGEDGDSKPKKKEGDVKGKGKKKKKKRGSDSEANEDSDDGDFEGLEVDYMSDESSSEEEAGEEKAKSNKEAVPKGIDEASESEEESEEEKQNEEEGKEEEEEEEGKKTPVQTKKKRDSSGESDTSEDSDIDGEAASALFMVKKRTPPKRGGGRGSGGSSRTGSRPGTPSIDSASTSNTLRAAASKLEQGKRQVVGGSSESPAAKRLKMESSSTAVTTQSPAPSGKSTPQPPSGKSTPSSSDVQLTEEAVRRYLIRKPMTTKDLLKKFQTKRTGLSSEQTVNVLAQILKRLNPERKNVNDKMHFYLTE from the exons ATGACGTCACTG GGGGGCAGCAGTTCCTCTTCTACAGAGTACATAGTCCGGGTCCCCAA gaacacCAGTAAGAAGTACAGCATCATGGCCTTTAACTCTGGGGACAAAGTCAACTGCTCCTCCTGGACCCAG GCTCGTATGGAGCGGGACATGAGTAACAGGAGGATGTATGGTGTGGAGGAGACTGAGGAGGGGGCGGCAGGCAGTGAGTTTGGGAAGAAGCAGAGGGAGGAGGCACgcaggaagaagtttggaattgTCACTAGGGAGTTCAAGGTGGAGGACCAACCCTGGATCCTCAAGGTCAACGGCAAGGCAGGGAAGCG GTTCAAGGGTACGAAGAAAGGGGGCGTAACGGAGAATGCGTCCTACTACATCTTTACCCAGTGTCCCGACGGGGCCTTTGAGGCCTTCCCCGTCAACGGCTGGTACAACTTCGTGCCCCAGGCCAAACACCGCACGCTGACCGCCGAGGAGGCCGAGGAGGAGTGGGgcag GAGGAACAAGGTGGTGAACCACTTCAGCATCATGCTCCAGAGGCGCCTGCGGGAGCAGGAGAGAGGGCCGGACGATGACGACGAGGAGGGCGAGAAAGGggggaagaagaaaaagaagaagggaggaagaggaggggacctGCGCATCCATGACCTGGAGGATGACCTGGAGCTGAGCAGTGATGAGAGTGACAGCAGCGGAGGAGAag ATGGAGACAGCAAGCCCAAGAAGAAAGAGGGGGATGTGAAGGGGAAggggaagaagaaaaagaagaagagggGGAGTGACAGCGAGGCTAATGAGGACAGTGACGATGGAGACTTTGAGGGCCTGGAGGTCGACTACATGTCAGATGAGAGCAG TTCAGAGGAAGAGGCCGGCGAAGAGAAGGCCAAGTCCAATAAAGAGGCCGTTCCCAAAG GAATTGACGAGGCAtcggagagtgaggaagagagtgaggaggagaaacagaacgaggaagaggggaaagaggaggaagaggaagaggaagggaagAAGACCCCAGTCCAGACGAAGAAGAAGAGAG ACAGCAGCGGTGAGTCGGACACCTCGGAGGACAGCGACATCGATGGAGAGGCAGCCTCCGCTCTCttcatggtg AAGAAGCGTACACCTCCTAAGCGCGGTGGTGGGCGTGGCTCTGGAGGCAGCTCCAGGACTGGCAGTCGCCCTGGAACACCGTCCATAGACTCCGCCTCCACCTCCAACACACTCCGAGCCGCCGCTAGCAAACTGGAGCAAg GTAAGAGACAGGTGGTGGGTGGTAGCTCTGAGTCTCCAGCTGCCAAGAGGCTGAAGATGGAGTCCAGCAGTACGGCTGTCACCACCCAGAGTCCTGCCCCCTCAGGGAAGAGCACGCCACAGCCCCCCTCAGGCAAATCAACCCCCAGTTCCAG TGACGTTCAGCTGACGGAGGAGGCGGTGCGCCGCTACCTGATCCGGAAGCCCATGACCACCAAGGACCTGCTGAAGAAGTTCCAGACCAAGAGGACTGGCCTGAGCAGCGAGCAGACGGTCAACGTCCTGGCCCAGATCCTCAAACGCCTCAACCCCGAGAGGAAGAACGTCAACGACAAGATGCACTTCTACCTCACCGAGTAA
- the gtf2f1 gene encoding general transcription factor IIF subunit 1 isoform X2 gives MTSLGGSSSSSTEYIVRVPKNTSKKYSIMAFNSGDKVNCSSWTQARMERDMSNRRMYGVEETEEGAAGSEFGKKQREEARRKKFGIVTREFKVEDQPWILKVNGKAGKRFKGTKKGGVTENASYYIFTQCPDGAFEAFPVNGWYNFVPQAKHRTLTAEEAEEEWGRRNKVVNHFSIMLQRRLREQERGPDDDDEEGEKGGKKKKKKGGRGGDLRIHDLEDDLELSSDESDSSGGEDGDSKPKKKEGDVKGKGKKKKKKRGSDSEANEDSDDGDFEGLEVDYMSDESSSEEEAGEEKAKSNKEAVPKGIDEASESEEESEEEKQNEEEGKEEEEEEEGKKTPVQTKKKRDSSGESDTSEDSDIDGEAASALFMKKRTPPKRGGGRGSGGSSRTGSRPGTPSIDSASTSNTLRAAASKLEQGKRQVVGGSSESPAAKRLKMESSSTAVTTQSPAPSGKSTPQPPSGKSTPSSSDVQLTEEAVRRYLIRKPMTTKDLLKKFQTKRTGLSSEQTVNVLAQILKRLNPERKNVNDKMHFYLTE, from the exons ATGACGTCACTG GGGGGCAGCAGTTCCTCTTCTACAGAGTACATAGTCCGGGTCCCCAA gaacacCAGTAAGAAGTACAGCATCATGGCCTTTAACTCTGGGGACAAAGTCAACTGCTCCTCCTGGACCCAG GCTCGTATGGAGCGGGACATGAGTAACAGGAGGATGTATGGTGTGGAGGAGACTGAGGAGGGGGCGGCAGGCAGTGAGTTTGGGAAGAAGCAGAGGGAGGAGGCACgcaggaagaagtttggaattgTCACTAGGGAGTTCAAGGTGGAGGACCAACCCTGGATCCTCAAGGTCAACGGCAAGGCAGGGAAGCG GTTCAAGGGTACGAAGAAAGGGGGCGTAACGGAGAATGCGTCCTACTACATCTTTACCCAGTGTCCCGACGGGGCCTTTGAGGCCTTCCCCGTCAACGGCTGGTACAACTTCGTGCCCCAGGCCAAACACCGCACGCTGACCGCCGAGGAGGCCGAGGAGGAGTGGGgcag GAGGAACAAGGTGGTGAACCACTTCAGCATCATGCTCCAGAGGCGCCTGCGGGAGCAGGAGAGAGGGCCGGACGATGACGACGAGGAGGGCGAGAAAGGggggaagaagaaaaagaagaagggaggaagaggaggggacctGCGCATCCATGACCTGGAGGATGACCTGGAGCTGAGCAGTGATGAGAGTGACAGCAGCGGAGGAGAag ATGGAGACAGCAAGCCCAAGAAGAAAGAGGGGGATGTGAAGGGGAAggggaagaagaaaaagaagaagagggGGAGTGACAGCGAGGCTAATGAGGACAGTGACGATGGAGACTTTGAGGGCCTGGAGGTCGACTACATGTCAGATGAGAGCAG TTCAGAGGAAGAGGCCGGCGAAGAGAAGGCCAAGTCCAATAAAGAGGCCGTTCCCAAAG GAATTGACGAGGCAtcggagagtgaggaagagagtgaggaggagaaacagaacgaggaagaggggaaagaggaggaagaggaagaggaagggaagAAGACCCCAGTCCAGACGAAGAAGAAGAGAG ACAGCAGCGGTGAGTCGGACACCTCGGAGGACAGCGACATCGATGGAGAGGCAGCCTCCGCTCTCttcatg AAGAAGCGTACACCTCCTAAGCGCGGTGGTGGGCGTGGCTCTGGAGGCAGCTCCAGGACTGGCAGTCGCCCTGGAACACCGTCCATAGACTCCGCCTCCACCTCCAACACACTCCGAGCCGCCGCTAGCAAACTGGAGCAAg GTAAGAGACAGGTGGTGGGTGGTAGCTCTGAGTCTCCAGCTGCCAAGAGGCTGAAGATGGAGTCCAGCAGTACGGCTGTCACCACCCAGAGTCCTGCCCCCTCAGGGAAGAGCACGCCACAGCCCCCCTCAGGCAAATCAACCCCCAGTTCCAG TGACGTTCAGCTGACGGAGGAGGCGGTGCGCCGCTACCTGATCCGGAAGCCCATGACCACCAAGGACCTGCTGAAGAAGTTCCAGACCAAGAGGACTGGCCTGAGCAGCGAGCAGACGGTCAACGTCCTGGCCCAGATCCTCAAACGCCTCAACCCCGAGAGGAAGAACGTCAACGACAAGATGCACTTCTACCTCACCGAGTAA